The genome window TGTCCCGGGCGCAGATGGCCGATGGGCACCACGCGGGTGCGGTCCTGATAGCGCAACGGCAGGTGGAACAGCAGGTCCTGGAGGTTTTCCAGGCCGACCTTGGCCAGTTTCTCGGCCATGGCTTCACCGACACCCTTGAGTGTCGTGACCGGCACCTTCGACAGCTCAGTCATGACCGCGGCTTACTTGCCAGCGGGCGGCTTGGCCACGGAGCACAGGCGGATCGAGTCGGCGAGGATTTCGATGGCCTTGGGCCGCGGGAAACTGGCGCGCCAGGCGATGGCGACGGTACGGAACGGCACGGGCGGCGTCAGCGGGCGGACTTCGATCACCCCGGGGGAGTAATGATGGCTGTCCACTGCCGACAGCGGCAGGATCGAGATGCCCAGGCCGGATGCGACCATGTGGCGAATGGTTTCCAGGGAGCTGGATTCCACCGTGGTGTGCTTGGCCCCTTCGCTGCCCTTGGTCAGGGTCGGGCAGGCTTCGAGCACCTGGTCGCGGAAGCAATGGCCTTCGCCGAGCAGCAGCAGGCTCTTGTCGTTGAGCAGGGCCGCGTCGATGGTTTTTTTCTGGGTCCAGGGGTGCTCTGCCGGCATCAGGACGTAGAAGGGTTCGTCGTAGAGCGGCAGGGTCAGGACGTCGGCTTCGTTGAACGGCAGGGCGATGATGATCGCGTCCAGCTCGCCGTTGCGCAGCTTGTCGCGCAGCACGTGGGTGAAGTTTTCTTCGATGTACAACGGCATCTGCGGGGCGACCCGGTGCAGTTGTGGAATCAGGTGGGGGAACAGGTATGGGCCGACGGTGTAGATCGCGCCGACTTTCAGCGGGGCGGTCAGTTGGTTCTTGCCGGCCTGGGCCAGCTCGCGAATGCCTTGGGCCTGCTCCAGGACTTTCTGTGCCTGGGCGACGATGCCTTCACCCACCGGGGTCAGGCGCACGGCGCTTTTGCTGCGCTCGAAAATCAGTACACCGAGTTCGTCTTCAAGTTTTTTCACGCCCACCGATAGCGTCGGCTGGCTGACGTGGCAACGCTCGGCCGCATGGCCGAAATGCTGCTCTTGGGCGAGGGTCACGATGTAGCGTAATTCTGTGAGGGTCATGGCGAGCGTCCGTGAAGTTGCGAGCCAAGCATACCGGCTGCAATCGATAGACGCACGTTATCAGACTGGGGGCGCGGTGTGACACTGTCGAATGTCTGTGTGGCGAGGGGATTTATTCAAGAATGTGGAATTGTCTGTGGGAGCAAGGCTTGCCCGCGATGAAGTTAACGCGGTGTTCACTGGAACCGAGGTGCCTGTATCGCGAGCAAGCTTTGCTCCCACAGATGCCCTGGTTCCCACATTGCCTTTGCTCCAAAAGGCCTCTTCACCAGAAATAAAAAGCCCCTGTTACAGGGGCTTGCAAATTTGCGATCAGCGCCGGCGCTTGTCGATGGAGTACACAAACGGTGCCGTCAGTTCGATGGTGCCGTTGGTCAGCAACTCCGCCGGTGGCTTGGGCAGCGGTTGGGCGCGGCGGATCATTTCCAGGGTGGCCCGGTCCAGCAACTCCGTGCCGGAACTGCCCACCAATTCGAATGACAGCACGTTGCCGTCGGCATCCACCACGAAACGCAAGCGGTTGGTGCCTTCCTTGTTCATTTGCTGCGCCCTGGGCGGGTACTTCTTGTACTTGCCCAAGTGCGCCAGCAGCGTGCCCTGCCAATTGGCCTTGGCGGCCGTCTGCGCAGGTGACGGGCCGGGCGCCGGTTGCGCGGACTTCTCGGTCGGTGCCTGGGTCGGCTGAGTGTCGCTCGGTTTCTGCTCCGACGGCTGTTCCTTCGGCGGCTCCGGCTTTTTCTCGACCACGGGCTTGGGTTTGGGCGGTTGAGGCTTGGGCTTGGGCTTGACCGGCTTGGGCACGGCGATTTCCGGCGTCGGCGCTTCGGCAAGCTTGGGCAGCGGCAGCTCTTCGACCGGCTCGGGCGGTTGCGGCGGTGTGACGACTTTCGGCGGTGCCGGCGGTGGCGGGGCTGGCACTGGCGCCAGTTCGACCATCATCGCCTGGGGCGGCAATTCGATGGGCGCGCGCGAGGTCCAGTTCAGCGCCAGGGCGATGGCGAGCGCATGCACGCCCAATACCACCATCAGGCTACCGCTGTAACGCGTCAGCTTTTGGCGCGTCGTGATCATTTCTTGGGCGCCGTCTCGAGTCCGACCAGGCCGACCTTCAGGTAGCCGGCGCTTCGCAGCGCATCCATCACGCTCATCAGGTCGCCGTAGTCCACGCCTTTATCGGCCTGGAAGAAGATCGTCGTGTCTTTCTTGCCCTGGGTCTTGGCGTCGAGGGTCGCACCGAGGGTGTCGGCCTTGACCTCGTCTTCACCCAGGAACAGGCGTTGGTCGGCCTTGACGCTGAGGAATACCGGTTTTTCCGGGCGCGGCGAAGGCTTTGCCGTCGACGCCGGCAGGTCGACCTTGATGTCCACGGTGGCCAGCGGGGCGGCCACCATGAAGATGATCAACAGCACCAGCATCACGTCGATGAACGGCGTGACGTTGATTTCGTGGTTCTCGGCCAGATCGTCGTCTGCGCCTTCTTTCAAATGCAGGCCCATGGCCGATTACCCCACTTTCACCATGTGCGGTTGCGAGCTGCGCTCGGACGGCAGGTGATCGAGGTCACGGCTGACCAGCAGCAGGACTTGCGCCGAAGCGTCGGAGACCTGGGCCTTGTAGCCGGCAATGGAGCGGGCGAAGACGTTGTAGATCACCACGGCTGGAATGGCCGCGACCAGGCCCAGTGCCGTTGCCAGCAGGGCTTCGGCGATGCCTGGGGCGACGACGGCGAGGTTGGTGGTCTGGGTCTTGGCGATGCCGATGAAGCTGTTCATGATGCCCCACACGGTGCCGAACAGGCCGACGAAGGGGGCGGTGGAGCCGATGGTGGCGAGCACGCCGGTGCCGCTGCTCATGTTGCGACCGCAGGCGGCAACCAGGCGCTCCAGTCGGAAACTCACGCGTTCCTTGATGCCTTCTTTCTCGCGGCTGTTGGCCGACAGGCGCATCTCTTCGAGTGCGTCATGCACCAGCAGGTTGGCGAGGGTGCCTTCCTTCGCGGCGGTGGCGCTGGCGTCCTTGAGGGTGGCGGCTTTTTTCAGGGCGGCGATTTCACCGCGCAAGCGACGCTTGGCCCCCAACAGCTCGAAGCCTTTGGCAATCCAGATGGTCCAGGTGATGATCGACGCGATGGCCAGGCCGATCATCACGATTTTCACGATGATGTCGGCGTTCTTGTACATGCCCCATGGCGACAGGTCGTGGGCCATGCCCAGCGAGTTGTCGGCTTCGAGTGCTTCAGGTGCCTGGGCCTCGACGGCTTGGGCCGGATCGGTGGCGACCGGCGTCGCAACGGGAGCGGCCGGGTCTGCCGGTGCCTGGGCGGCGGCCGGGGTTGTGGCTGGGGCCGTGGCGGGCGTCTGTGCATCAGCGAGCGCGGCGACAGGTGCCAGCAGCAGGCTGAACAGCAGGGCGGCTACCGTGCTCCAGGCACGAGGTCGGTTGGTTGGCGAAGCGGGGGATAGAGAGCGTTTCATGCTGGCCGGACCTGAGAAAAAAAGAAGGTTGATGTTCTTCCAGGCCTCGTGGGCCGAGAACAAAAGTGGCGGGCATTATTGCAAGTAATTCTTGTTAACAAAAGTAATACAGTTACTTTTTTTGTCCCATGGCTAGCCGCTCGTCCCCCTCGGAGGCTAGTCTGGGGCTTTGCCAGAGGAGTTCTTGATGTCCGCGCCTTCTGTTTTGATCGCCGGCTGCGGTGATATCGGCGGCCGCCTGGCTCGCCAGTTATTGGCCGAACATTGGCAGGTCCATGGCCTGCGGCGTACGGTTTCGAGCCTGCCGGCCGGCGTCATCGGGGTGGCGGGGGATTTGTTCGGCGAGCAATGCCCGGCCGACTGGCCCACCGGCTCGCTGGATTACCTGGTGTACAGCGCCGCGGCCACCGACCATGACGAAGCGGGCTATCGCACGGCGTATGTCGAAGGCTTGCAGCATGTGTTGGGCTGGCTGAAGCAGCATGGGCAGCGGCCCAAGCGCCTGCTGTTTGTGTCCAGCAGCAGTGTGTATGGGCAGCAGCAGGGCGAATGGGTGGATGAAACCTCGCCCACCGTGGCCGGCGGGTATTCCGGCCGGCTGATGCTCGAAGCCGAGCAAGTGGCCCTGGACAGTGGCATCCCCGCCAGCCGCGTGCGCCTGACCGGCATCTATGGGCCGGGCCGCGAATGGCTGCTGAACCAGGTGCGCCAGGGCTACAGCGTGGTGGAAGATCCACCCCTGTACGCCAACCGCATCCACGCCGACGACGCGGCGGGACTGCTGGCCTTTCTGCTGGAAGCCGATCGCCAGGGCAAACCCCTGGAAGACTGCTACATCGGTGTCGACGACACGCCCGCCGCGCTGGCCGACGTGGTGGGCTGGCTGCGCAACTACATGGGTGTCACCCAATGGGCCGAAAACGCCAGCGTCCGCCGCGCCGGTAGCAAACGCTGCAGCAACGCCCGGGCCAAGGCCCTGGGCTGGTCGCCGCGGTATCCGAGTTTTCGCGAGGGGTATGCGGCGATTCTGGAAGGGCGCTGCTGACACGGCATCAACGATGCCCTCGGGGCCTAGGCTCGCTCGTTGGCCGTGAGCCGCTATTGCTGTGGCCCGCACAGGATCCGTGGTGCCCATTGAATGCACGGGCACCACGGTTCCACCCTCGAACTCCAGCCCACGCCGGTACTCAGGTCGTGTAGTCGGCGTTGATGCGGATGTAACCCTCCGAAAGATCGCACCCATAGACGGTGAACTGCCCTTGGGCGATGTTCAGGTCTACCGAGATCAGCACTTCCTTGCCCTGCAGGTAACCCTTGACCGCCAGTAGCCCGGCCTCGTCCAACTGCTGTGGATACGCCTCGGTCTCACCAAAAACGATGCGTACCTTGTCCGGGTCGATGTCCTGTTCTGCCTCGCACTTGCCGATTGCCATGGCTACGCGCCCCCAGTTCGGGTCCGCGCCATGGACAGCGGTCTTGACCAGCGGCGAGTTGACGATGGCCTTGGCCACACGCTTGGCCTGCGCATCATCACGCGCCCCCGTGACGTGCACCTCCAGTGCCTTGCTCGCGCCTTCGCCGTCCGAGGCGATCATGCGCACCAGCCCAAGGGCGATGTCATAAAGCGCTTGCTCGAATTCGACCATGTCCACTTCGCCCGCCAGTCCGTTGGCGAGGATCGCCGCCGAGTCGCTGGTGGAGGTATCGGTATCGATGCTCAAGGCATTGAAGGTCTTGTCGATCACCCGACGAAACAGCGCATCCAGCACATCGGGGGCGATGCGGGCATCGGTAAAGAAGAACGTCAGCAGGGTCGCCATGTTCGGCTCGATCATCCCCACGCCCTTGGCGATGCCAACCAGGCTTGCGCTGCCGACCTGGCGTGCTGCGTACTTGGTGTGGGTGTCGGTGGTCATGATCGCCGCCGCGCAGCGTTGGAAGTCGGCGGGTTGCAGGGGCGGTACGTTGCCCAGGAAGGTGCGGATCTTCTCCATCGGATACTGGCGACCGATCACGCCGGTCGAGGCGATCACCAGCGCCTGCGGGTCGACGTCCACGGCCCGGGCCAGCCCCGCGCGAACTTCCTGGGCATTGGCCAGGCCCTCTGGGCCCGTGGCGACGTTGGCGTTGCGCGCGATCACCACCACGCCTTGTGCGGTATCACGTTGGGCGACCTCGCGGGACAGCGTCACACTCGGGCCGGCAAAGCGCGACTGAGTGAACACGGCACTGATGCTGGCCGGCACGTCGGAGATGACGGCCATGAAATCGTCGCGGCTGTCCTTGATGCCCAGGTTGGCGATGATGCTTCGAAAGCCTTTTGGCTGAATGTGCGTGGCGCTCATGTCAGGTCCTTCAGATGAATGATTGATTCCATGCCTGTGTGCCTTGTGCCGAGCAGCATGCGCAAGCGCATGCGGTCCGGCTTGCCGGTCGGTGTCAACGGTATCCTTTCGATTGCCGCGATGCCAGCGGCAACACCCAGTCGCTCCAGTAGCATGACCAGCGTCGACCGCTTTTGAGCAGCGATGACGGGGCTGGCTTGCAGCACCACGTGGGCGCGACGGCGATCCTGTTCGTCGACAAGCACGACCACCCGTTCGAGTACCAGCGACTGTGCAAGACGTCCTTCCAGGGCGGGCGTGAATTGTGTCCCCTGTGCGGTCAGCAGGGCGTCGTTCGTGCGTCCCAATGGCATCAGGCTGCCATCGTCCAGTCTTCGTGCGACATCCCCGGTGGGATAGGCGTCGTCCTCGACCGGGTTGGCCGGGAGGGGGAAGTAACCGGAGCCCCGATGCGCGGAGCGAGCGACGATTTCGCCGACCTCCGGCTGCGCGGGGTCGAGCACCGCCAGCGTCACCTCGACATCCCCCACCGCACGCATGCCGCAGTTGACCTGCAGGCCGGGGGCGAAATTGGCCAGGATCATGCCGAACTCGGTGGAACCATAGATTCGCTTGATGTGTATGCCCAGACCGCGCTCGGCTTCGAGCACCACCTGATCGTCCAGGTAGGCGCCGCCGCAGAACGGCCGGGTCAGCGCCGGCAACCGGGTGCCGAGCCGTTGCGCGGCTTGCGCCAGCGCCAGGTATTGCGAGGGCAACGCGCTCATCACGCTGATGCGCTGCTCGTCGAGGGTGCGCAGGGTGTCCTCGATTCGGGACGCTTCGCCCAGGTAAAGCGTGGCGCCCGTCAGCAAGGCAGGGAACACATGGAGGTCGACGGCATGGCCGCCATCGAGGGTGTGGATGTTCAGGTAGCGCGCGCTGTCATCGAGGCCGGCGCACTCGACCCAGTGCAGGATCTCCCGAAACAGGCGGTCCTGTCGCCATAGGGCGAGTTTCGGCGTACCCGTGCTGCCGGAGGTCTCCTGCATGCGCATCAGCCCGGTTCGCTCCTGCCAGGCGGGAGCTTCCTGGTTGACGGGGATCGAGGAGTGCAGGGCGAAGCCGGGTACATCGATGCCGTCGGGTACGATGCCCCGTTCATTGACCAGCACGGTGGCACCGACCTGGGTCAGGCGCATCGCCCGGTGCTCGGCACTGCTGGCCAGATTGATCGGGCAATGGACCAGGCCCAGGCTGGCCATGGCGAACAAGAGCGCCACATAGCCGGTGCTGTTGCCAAGTTGGGTCGCCACCACATCGCCTTCTCGCAGGCCCGCCGCCTGCAAGCGGGCGCGCAACAGGTCGATGGCTTGCAGCAGGTCGCCGTAGGTGCTGGACGTGCCGTGGCTGTCGATGACGGCCGGACGGTCTCGATGATGCGCAACCATGCTGAGGAACTGGCGCTGGAACATTCGTTGGATTCCTTGGTGATCAGCCGAAATACAGCTTCAAATGTTCGCCCACTGTGCGAAAGCCGATCTCACCCAGGCGATGACGCAACGGGCCGCCGCTGCAGGTAAACGTCAGCGGCTTGCGCTGGCGGCGGTGGATGCCGGCACAGACGTCGCTCAGCAGCCTGTCCGAAACGCCACGCAGCCGGTGACGGGCCTCGACGAAGATGAAGCCCAGTTGCTCGTGCTGTTCGTCCCGGCTGGTCAGGGCCGTGCAGCCGCCGAGCTGGCCGTCCACCTCGACCACATGCAGCGCCTGGCGCTGGGTGAGCTGGCGGACGGTATGCGTGGCCTGTTCGCGACTGGACACGAGCTTTACGCCGGAATCTTTCTCCATCTGGATCCGGTAGCCAACCAGGGTGGCTTCGTCCTCAGGCCCGGCCAGGCGGGTGCTGAGTGCCGGTATCGATTCGACCGGGAAGGGGGCGAACTGTTTGAGCAGCACTTCGTCGCGCCGCCCGATCAGCGGCAGCCAGGCGGCCGGCCAGTGTTCCAGCAAGCGCTCCAGGACGGCCTTGGGACCGATTGCCATCTGCGGGCTGACATGCCCTGCGGCAACGTGTGCCAGCAACGCTGCGTCCGGCTCGCCGGCAACGAGGATGACCGGCACGGCGAACGGCGGCAGGCTGGGCAACAGGGCGACGGCACCGAGCAGGTGGTCGCCCGCCTGACGCACATAGACCTGCAGGCCCTCGGCGCGATTGCTCAGTGCGCCGGCGAGGAACAACTGGGCGTCGGCATCGTTCGACTGGCCGATGAAAGCCAGCAACTGGGGGTATTGATCCGGCGCGAGGAGGTGGATGTTCAAGGCAGCATTCTCGTTCTAATGGGATAAAGGGGACGGCAAGTTGCGCCAACTGGTCGGGTCCAGTGGCGAGGCGCTGAAGTCCAGTCGCGACTGTTGTTTGCCCAGCGCCAGGCAAGCGGCCGATTGAGAGGCCCAGGGGCCGCCTTCAACGTCGCGCCGCCACAT of Pseudomonas fluorescens contains these proteins:
- a CDS encoding hydrogen peroxide-inducible genes activator encodes the protein MTLTELRYIVTLAQEQHFGHAAERCHVSQPTLSVGVKKLEDELGVLIFERSKSAVRLTPVGEGIVAQAQKVLEQAQGIRELAQAGKNQLTAPLKVGAIYTVGPYLFPHLIPQLHRVAPQMPLYIEENFTHVLRDKLRNGELDAIIIALPFNEADVLTLPLYDEPFYVLMPAEHPWTQKKTIDAALLNDKSLLLLGEGHCFRDQVLEACPTLTKGSEGAKHTTVESSSLETIRHMVASGLGISILPLSAVDSHHYSPGVIEVRPLTPPVPFRTVAIAWRASFPRPKAIEILADSIRLCSVAKPPAGK
- a CDS encoding energy transducer TonB; protein product: MITTRQKLTRYSGSLMVVLGVHALAIALALNWTSRAPIELPPQAMMVELAPVPAPPPPAPPKVVTPPQPPEPVEELPLPKLAEAPTPEIAVPKPVKPKPKPQPPKPKPVVEKKPEPPKEQPSEQKPSDTQPTQAPTEKSAQPAPGPSPAQTAAKANWQGTLLAHLGKYKKYPPRAQQMNKEGTNRLRFVVDADGNVLSFELVGSSGTELLDRATLEMIRRAQPLPKPPAELLTNGTIELTAPFVYSIDKRRR
- the exbD gene encoding TonB system transport protein ExbD; amino-acid sequence: MGLHLKEGADDDLAENHEINVTPFIDVMLVLLIIFMVAAPLATVDIKVDLPASTAKPSPRPEKPVFLSVKADQRLFLGEDEVKADTLGATLDAKTQGKKDTTIFFQADKGVDYGDLMSVMDALRSAGYLKVGLVGLETAPKK
- the exbB gene encoding tonB-system energizer ExbB — protein: MKRSLSPASPTNRPRAWSTVAALLFSLLLAPVAALADAQTPATAPATTPAAAQAPADPAAPVATPVATDPAQAVEAQAPEALEADNSLGMAHDLSPWGMYKNADIIVKIVMIGLAIASIITWTIWIAKGFELLGAKRRLRGEIAALKKAATLKDASATAAKEGTLANLLVHDALEEMRLSANSREKEGIKERVSFRLERLVAACGRNMSSGTGVLATIGSTAPFVGLFGTVWGIMNSFIGIAKTQTTNLAVVAPGIAEALLATALGLVAAIPAVVIYNVFARSIAGYKAQVSDASAQVLLLVSRDLDHLPSERSSQPHMVKVG
- a CDS encoding SDR family oxidoreductase encodes the protein MSAPSVLIAGCGDIGGRLARQLLAEHWQVHGLRRTVSSLPAGVIGVAGDLFGEQCPADWPTGSLDYLVYSAAATDHDEAGYRTAYVEGLQHVLGWLKQHGQRPKRLLFVSSSSVYGQQQGEWVDETSPTVAGGYSGRLMLEAEQVALDSGIPASRVRLTGIYGPGREWLLNQVRQGYSVVEDPPLYANRIHADDAAGLLAFLLEADRQGKPLEDCYIGVDDTPAALADVVGWLRNYMGVTQWAENASVRRAGSKRCSNARAKALGWSPRYPSFREGYAAILEGRC
- the argJ gene encoding bifunctional glutamate N-acetyltransferase/amino-acid acetyltransferase ArgJ — its product is MSATHIQPKGFRSIIANLGIKDSRDDFMAVISDVPASISAVFTQSRFAGPSVTLSREVAQRDTAQGVVVIARNANVATGPEGLANAQEVRAGLARAVDVDPQALVIASTGVIGRQYPMEKIRTFLGNVPPLQPADFQRCAAAIMTTDTHTKYAARQVGSASLVGIAKGVGMIEPNMATLLTFFFTDARIAPDVLDALFRRVIDKTFNALSIDTDTSTSDSAAILANGLAGEVDMVEFEQALYDIALGLVRMIASDGEGASKALEVHVTGARDDAQAKRVAKAIVNSPLVKTAVHGADPNWGRVAMAIGKCEAEQDIDPDKVRIVFGETEAYPQQLDEAGLLAVKGYLQGKEVLISVDLNIAQGQFTVYGCDLSEGYIRINADYTT
- a CDS encoding class I adenylate-forming enzyme family protein, producing the protein MFQRQFLSMVAHHRDRPAVIDSHGTSSTYGDLLQAIDLLRARLQAAGLREGDVVATQLGNSTGYVALLFAMASLGLVHCPINLASSAEHRAMRLTQVGATVLVNERGIVPDGIDVPGFALHSSIPVNQEAPAWQERTGLMRMQETSGSTGTPKLALWRQDRLFREILHWVECAGLDDSARYLNIHTLDGGHAVDLHVFPALLTGATLYLGEASRIEDTLRTLDEQRISVMSALPSQYLALAQAAQRLGTRLPALTRPFCGGAYLDDQVVLEAERGLGIHIKRIYGSTEFGMILANFAPGLQVNCGMRAVGDVEVTLAVLDPAQPEVGEIVARSAHRGSGYFPLPANPVEDDAYPTGDVARRLDDGSLMPLGRTNDALLTAQGTQFTPALEGRLAQSLVLERVVVLVDEQDRRRAHVVLQASPVIAAQKRSTLVMLLERLGVAAGIAAIERIPLTPTGKPDRMRLRMLLGTRHTGMESIIHLKDLT
- a CDS encoding GNAT family N-acetyltransferase, which translates into the protein MNIHLLAPDQYPQLLAFIGQSNDADAQLFLAGALSNRAEGLQVYVRQAGDHLLGAVALLPSLPPFAVPVILVAGEPDAALLAHVAAGHVSPQMAIGPKAVLERLLEHWPAAWLPLIGRRDEVLLKQFAPFPVESIPALSTRLAGPEDEATLVGYRIQMEKDSGVKLVSSREQATHTVRQLTQRQALHVVEVDGQLGGCTALTSRDEQHEQLGFIFVEARHRLRGVSDRLLSDVCAGIHRRQRKPLTFTCSGGPLRHRLGEIGFRTVGEHLKLYFG